A genomic region of Pseudopipra pipra isolate bDixPip1 chromosome W, bDixPip1.hap1, whole genome shotgun sequence contains the following coding sequences:
- the LOC135405552 gene encoding olfactory receptor 14A16-like: protein MCYDRYVAICKPLHYGTLLGSRACAHMAAAAWAAGFLIALLHTASTFSLSLCQGNTLGQFFCEIPHILKLSCSHSGYLREIGLTVVIACLMFGCFVFIVFSYVQIFRAVLRIPSQQGQHKAFSMCLPHLAVVSLFVSTAFIAYLKPPSISSPSLDLTLSVLYSVVPPALNPFIYSLRNQELKDALRKLITGCFSESINSPSSACYVPH from the coding sequence atgtgctacgaccgctacgttgccatctgcaaacccctgcactacgggaccctcctgggcagcagagcttgtgcccacatggcagcagctgcctgggctgctgggtttctcattgctctgctgcacacagccagtacattttccctgtccctgtgccagggcaataccctgggccagttcttctgtgaaatcccacacatcctcaagctctcctgctcacactcaggctacctcagggaaattgggctcactGTGGTTATTGCCTGTTTAATGTTTGGTTGTTTcgttttcattgtgttctcctatgtgcagatcttcagggctgtgctgaggatcccctctcagcagggacagcacaaagccttttccatgtgcctccctcatctggccgtggtctcccttTTTGTCAGCACTGCATTcattgcctacctgaagcccccctccatctcctccccatccctggatctgaccctgtcagttctgtactcagtggttcctccagcattgaaccccttcatctacagcctcaggaaccaggagctcaaggatgccctgaggaaactgATAACTGGCTGTTTTTCAGAAtcaataaactctccttcttctgcatgttatgtacctcattaa